TCACAAAGACCTACAAAATGAGTGTGAAGGGAATGACAGTGAACAGACCTCTATTTGATGGCAAAGAACATGAGCTTATACACATAAAAAACACACCCACCAAGAACAGACTTTGCATGGGCAGTCACtcaaaatagaaggaaaaatgaactcATAAGAATTACAGTAACTGAAAATTTTGCACTCCTTCAACAAGAATTCCTATGTGTAGAGCATGCTACATGGCAAACCATGCTCCTGGTGCTGACTAAGTAAACTCACCATTTCGGTATGTCataaaatttcacagaaattctACTGCTGACtttttgtctgtatttcatAAAGAGGAAAGAGGTTTGGTTTGCCCAAGACTAGAATTCAGGCAATAGCATTTTTGAAATTGAAAAACTAATCTCAACCATAAGGTGTCACTGTAGCTCAAGCcacaattatttatttacaccCATACatggaaaatcccattttctcttgtttccATTCAGATGAACAAACTCACCTGATGTGTAACACCCAGTGTTAAAGTTTTTTACTAGTTCTTTCCAAATCTTTAAGCAATGATGACTTGCCTAAAGTTACACAACTCAGTTCCCATTTCTTTTGCCTTCCAGCAAGGAAATAATTGGGGAACTGGAAAATATGAGAAAACAGCTTTGAGATTGCCACAGCCTGAACTTTGTGAAGATCCTGGAGGCAGTGCAGTCAAGGTCTTCTGTACTGACAGCTCTGGCGTCCTGCAGAGTCTTTACAGATCAGTTCACATGAGAAACTTCACAAACCAGTTCTCTGAGACGAGGCTATTGAGTATCTATGGCAACCACCCTATGCTGACAGCAGTGCAAACACCCCCGTAAGGGAAAACTTTCACCTTCTCTGCATCATGACTGTTGAATCACTACCTGCTCCCCTTATTACCCAACAGTTTTGCAGAGGTTACTAACTTACTGCCATATTGCACAGAAGAGACATTGACGTGAACTCAGAAAAGGAAGATCTTACCTGAGAATTAATGATCCGCATAGTTGTTTTATTTCCAACATCCTTTTCATAGCCTTGTGTAGGAGCAGAATTAAATCTCAAAACGGCATCATGAGAATCTAGGAGCACAAATGAGGGGTAACTCTTTTTTCTTAGCATAcagaacagtaaaataaaaccagttatCTAAACTAATACAAAACTTATACACATTTGTCCTAATCTGGATATTCTAAGGATGAAGAAAATTCTACTatgcacaaacaaaaatcctctTGCATCTGCCATATGCTATTAATATAAAAGCCGACTGGGAAAAAAGTTCAGAATCATCTATTAATTTAGCATGCAATGCTTAAACACTTCTCTTAATTGGATAGACCTAGTGTGGGAAGATTATTAGTACACTCAGTACACACAATTGCTCACTACTTCTATCACAAAATTTACAGAGAATTACTCCATGCAAAAGCATGTAAACTGCAGGGATATCTAATTGCACATTTGAATGAATAACAATGCTTAACTATAAGCTTGTGTTTCACAGTATTTTACAATACCCGAAAATCTCAGACTACCCCAAATCTATTAATCATACTGTGTTATTATCAAGCTTAGTAGAAATCTAAAAGAGCCTCTGTATGGAAGCCAGCCCACACATCTGTTCACACAAAGAAACCTGAGGATCCTTGGTAGCAAAGATCTTACAGAGTTGAACTGTCAAAGTTTCTCCACAAGCTGTTGACCTTGGAGTCATGGAGAACAGAAAGCAGCTCTAGGTCAAGTATGGGTCAAGGGTAGACACCACACACAAGCCTCCATTGGATAAGAGATAATCACCCTCCCAGTGCTTCTTTAAGGAGATCTCAAAGCCCAAAACGTGTGAAGGAGAGCAAGACATTTTATCCACTGTCCAGAAACACACAGCCCCTGTTGATAGCCTTCTATTTGGTCTGTTTTTATCCCTTCCATCGATGGAAGCTGAGAATATGATTCAGGGCAAAACAGGCGTGAAATGCCTTAACCCACAGTAGTTCGTACAGCTATTCATCTCTAGTCACTTAAAATGTGTTGTCTGTAGCTCAAAAACTGGAGGAGGCAAAAGTTACAAAGATAACCAACATGCCTCAATGGAGTCTTGGCCTAATCCTATAAAACTGGGATCTTTCATATTTTCCCCCCTTTACTCTGCGCTTCTTGTACTCCATACAGGGAAACACTGTGGCATGCAGCCAGCATCCTGATTTCAGACATTCATGTTTGCATTAACATCTCATGTCTGAAAAGAGGGATTTTGCGAGATGCTCACCAAGCCCAACTCCTCAGAACCTAAGGAGTAGaagttttttctgtttcccaggcagggacagccctAGCCTCAACACCTAGACTTCATATGCCAAGCATCTTGATTGTGTAGGAGCTAGAGGAAATCAACAGAAGCTGCACATGCTCCACgtatttggaaaaagaaaagaaaaacaaaagtttgtTGTCATGAATTTAAAtgaattcatttatttaaatgagtAAATTTGGACCTGTGATTGATGGCTTTTAGACAATCTGTTGACTGAGAACTGGGAACTGGATTATGAAATGAGAATTGTATGGTTTGCAGTTTAATTGAGAGACAGTGTGATGCATTTCCAACATCAGTCATGCTGGTTCTTTGCATACAGATGAAAAACTTCTCCTTCACCAAAAATGTACGACCAGGACACAGCTTAACACTGATTATAGCTGGTTTTAAGTAAACTGTTTCTAATCTTAGTACATATTTGTAGATAAGCATTTTAAAGATAAAGTTTGGGGTTTGATCACAGTTCCCTGTTACTTCCTGTGATgccaaaataatttgttctcTCAATTAATAGCGTGATCATGATGGAAGTGTTTGCTATACTTGCACATATTTCCATGCCTACTTTCATTTGAAAACAGTCTGAAGAgtgggggagaggagggcaAAAGGCAGAACACAAATTAAcatttttgcttgtgtttctaATAGGAACACAGAAGAGGGAGCTAAAGGCCTATGAAGGGAAATgtcctttgctgcttcttttacaggcggtttttttttctcttgggagAATAAaccagagaatcacagaatggtttaggtgGGGAGGGACCataaagaccatctagttccaaccacgctgccatgggcagggacaccttccactagaccaggttgctcggaactccatccaacctggccttgaacacttccagagatggggcattcacaatttctctggacaatctgttccagtgccccaccaccctcacagtaaagaatttcttcctaatatctaatctaaatctcctcTCTTTTAGCTTAAAATTGCTCCCCCTTGTCTACCACTGCTGTAAGCAGTCACTTGGTCCCCTACAGTCTGGGCGAAATCCTCTCCTCAGTCACAGGTATCTGCCCACAGCCTGAGAGACACAGAAAcaacattctgtgattcctggtGGCCCAATACTTCCTTGCACAACATGTATGAGATCTGAAAATTCTATGTAGGCTTTTTCCAATCCCATCTTCCTCCCTTTAGGCAGCATCAGAAGACAATTTCCCATTTAAATCCAAAGTTCTTCCATAGAAAATAGCATAAACTTCTGTGCCCAGAAGCTTCCTAAGAAAATAGGTACACACAGGAGCAAGCAGGCCCCAGGTACCATGTCAAGCACCCAAGTCCGTACCTGGGCTGCACTTGAGTGTGCAAATATGACTTGAAGCATGCTGTAATATGTAATTATGTAAATATGTCACAGTGTGCTATGGATTCTACAGTACAGCACTAATCCATACTGGTGTAAACCGGGTGTACTGGGGAACACGGACAGAAGATTGTTTCAGTCAAAGATAATATGTTGGAGAAGGTAGGAATTGCTAAGCCCTTTCACCCCGAAGATTTCTAAATCAGTGAGTCTTCCTGTGAAGTTGGAGGTTACTCTGGCTGCAGGCCAGCTGggcacctctgctgtgctggaagccTATTATAGTAGTTTGATAACCCTAGCAGCTCCAACATATCCCAGAGATTTAAAGGAAACCTATCTGTGTCAAAGAGATGATACAGTGTGGTGAGGCAAGTATTGGGATGTGAAGTCCTGGAAGATGGGGAGGATTAATGAGTGAACCTCAAAAGGTTTTTATAGAGAGCTGAAGGAGATAACTCTTCTTGTCCCAGAAACAAGTTTGAGACATACATTTCATCCTTCTTCAAACACTCTTAGCATACTGCACATGTACTactaaaatgaagaaatactgaGATGTTAACACAAGTAGTAGCAttcatttttgaaaagaaaaataaaactgaccTGGATTAGTTTTATGGCCCCACCATCCTTTTCTGAATAGCTACCACAAAGCTCTCACCTTGAGGTGGGGAATTCTGAGTGACACTGACATCTCAACACACCTGTGACCTCGCTGACTCAGTGCAGCGATGGGAAAACAGTGGGTGAAGATACTTGAACTCATTTAGATTCAGTCTCAGAAAAGAGGCCAGGGGACTTGATCTCAGTGCATGAAGCTACTCAAGGGTCTGAATTCTATATGTCTGTGAACTCTAAACATGCAAGAGGTGAAGAGGACACTACTGCTTCTTAACATGGAGAAAAATGTCTGGGACAGCCATACAACAGCAGTTTCTCATGAGCCATTGCAAAATAAAGACCAGTACAACACAGCTTTGCAGAATAAAACCTGAACATGGCTCTAATCTGCTGAAGAAATAGATGCGTGCTGCAGACAACTGTTGAATATGGCAGATCTGATGAAACCAGTGCCTCCTTCATAATACAAGCTGTAATATGATAAGAAGGCatcattgttttctttaaattagaTTATGACTTCAGGcctgattttcctttcagttaTATTGTTCTGAAAGGGAACAGCTTCACTGAAGTTCATTAGTTTACATTCATGCAACTATGGTGAGAGACAACAACCAGACTTTACAGATCTGTGCTGGAGAAGCATGAACCTTTTGAAAGATAAACCTgaacacacacatatacatacacatacacacaggaAGAGATGCATGTCACCCACCTATTTCGTCCCCTAGAGAGGAGTTCAGTATTGCACCAGCAGACATAACTACTGCACAGCTCCCAAAGCCATGTGTATATAATTTGGCCAGTGGAATTTGGGGAACGTGCTTTTCCCATCcaagagaggagaagggagccTCCTTGCCATCTATTGTTTTCACATTCACTCTTTCTTTTAGCTCACAAAATAGCTGGTCTCCTGTCAACTTGGAGTTTCGTTTCCCCTTGAACCGCACCCCATGCTTATTGGTACTCAAATAATCTCTCATCGCCTTCTGCAGTCGAGGGTTTAGCATCTTGGAAGAGACATCCCCTTTCCAAAGCTTGTAAAGAAAGGATTTCGACATTGTGGAATACAGCCCATCCCAGTCATCAGATTCATCAAGCATCTGGCCTCTCCTATGCTTTGTGCTCCTTCTCCTCATTCTTCTCTGATGGCTCCAGTTGTTCTGTAAAATACTTCCTTTTGGATTATTCATGTCAGCCGAAATGAATTTTTCTATCTCTTGAAGGTGGTTGTGtgaatgaggctgaccagcagcaaataaataatCTTCATTCGCTTGGTAAAAAGCcctttttgattttcttcctaactGGGATGGAAAAAACTCATCTTCATTTCTAAAGGCCTCTTCCAATACAGTCCATTTCTTAGAATTTCCAGTCCCTGATTTAAAAGTACCTAGGAGATCCTCATTAAGAAGTACCTCATTCCCATCAATGGTTTCAGAGAATGATGGGTCATGAATGGCTCCCATGATGACTCTCTGCTTGCCCTGAAGGGGCAAAAGTCTCTTAGTTTCAATGTAAGAAAAGGAACTTGGAACTGGATCAGCAGTGTTGCTATCTGTAAAATAGATGAATATCACCAGGAAAAGCAGACCCCATGCAAAGATACCAAAGAGCATGAGTTGTTTCCATTGCTTCAAGTTAGGTTTCATGGCAATGCCTTTACCACCTCCTCTGTGCCTTGAAGTATTggtgaaggaaaatgaaacctGTAAAGAACAAACactattaaaattttttctaaaaataaatacaattcaGAAATATATTAACACATATTGATAGATGGTGCAGAATTAATCTCCAAGCAGTAGCACAAAGGATTCAGTAGCAGAAACAGAACTCCAGAGCCTGCAGACACTGTAGGAGTGACACGCTTTGGCTGTAACCACACCGTGACAGCTGCTAGCTACAAAAGAAGCTGGTGGCCAGTTTCTACAGTAACACTGGATCCTGCCTTCAGGGAGATTATGCGCCTGCCTGCTTCTGCTATACCGAGTGTAGCATTAagagagcaaaagcaaaacccatGTCTGGCTGCATGCACAGTGGTACAATATAAGCTGTCTTCTCTTTACCACTGAAAGTCCTTACGCAGCGGAACTGTGAGCAAGCCTGTCTCCAAAGGGACCAGGCAGGCAGCATCGGCTCTAAgctgcagctctcctctgcccaCAGCCTGGAAAGGATGGTGCTCCGTGCATATCATGAGGGGTGAAGGGGAGAGCATCACACAAGTGGGTGAGAAGGGAACTTCTTCCCCAGTTGGTAAGAACTGGCACCGTAGCAGTGGCTACATCATTTGTTGCCTAGTACCAGACCCAAGTGAGAATGACTCCTGTACCTCTGCTACAGATGCTGCATGCACACTGAAGTGGCATGAAGGAGTTGTGCACTTCACAGTTGTGCCAAGGGttttgtattttccaaaaaGGAGGATGTGTGGCACAACTATCTAAATACATTCCTTTATGATAAGATAGAGATTTACATAAAGGGAGTGGGTAGAGAATGTCAGACCTAGACCTGAAAGTATGTGCCCTACTAATACCTGGGGGTTTTGGACTGCTTGTGCATTAGTGGAGGGATGCATGGTCCAAATGAAACAAAGTCTGACTGAGGGGGCCGTGTTCCAAGGAAAATACATAACACATTGCTAGACCATCGAGCACACTATGCCCTTACACGAACTCACTTGTTTAATCAAGTGGTGTGACTATCAGTTACAAGCCTGACTGAAGCAAATCCAGCCCTCCCCACCATAAGCCTTCCCATCCACCTCCCTTGCACCAGTCATTGTCAGCCTCACTTGCTACACTGCAGTGTAACTCAGTGTACTGATTAGTGTCAGATCACTTACCTGATCTGAATTAAAAACAAGCCAAGCCCCTTTTTCTGGAGTTTTCTTTCTAATCCATTTGTTGTAATGGACACTTAATGGCAGGACTTAAGAGCCACTTGTACCAGCCAGCTGTGATCAGCAAAGGGGAATGGGAGCAGGAGCAAGCTTGGATTTCATTACCAGCCTGCACCTCAGGAGCCACCACTTCATCACATCcaaacagcacacacagcttACACGCCTCTGATAACACACTGCCTGCTCACACTGGCCATCAGGAAGGACCAAAACCACAGCTACCACACGCTATCACCTTTCTGCAAGCTGTTAAAGTACATCAAAGCTGAGTGCAAACCTTAAACTGAAGCTGTAACTAAGACTgtgttttcacatgaaaaagaaGCCAGCAGTAACACCAGTATAAGATGTTCCCTTCTCTGTCCCTTGTTCCTGCactgtgcctctgctgctgccaacaCCCCCGTGTATGGAACAGATACAGCAGGGGAATTACATGTTAGGGGTTacttttgttttagttttgttggggtttttttctaactgGCTCAGCCCCTTTATCCACTTCAGTGTGGTCACACATCCAGTTGTTTCAGCACAAATGGGGAAATCGCCTACCACAATGCAGAGGCGAGAACAAACCGCAGGTGGTATTAGCAGAGAGACTTCAGGCTGTGTTTCTGCTGACCTCCTGAGAATGTGAGACCACACTATTACGTTTCCAAACACAGTCTATTTTAATGATCCAGACAAAGCCTAGAACATTAGACAAAGACAGTTGACTTTGGGGCTCAGTGCAGTGTCCAAACAGAGAGAGGATTCATAAAGTTACGCTTGAATGACCAAATTTCATTGCAATTTCtaatacactgaaaaaaaaaaaatcatggctGTGATAACCCAGTGCTCCACATTCATTTGGCTTGGCTCACACAAACCACGTGGAAGAAACCTATTACTCCAACTGACCCATTTCCTCCTtgcactctgctgctgcaagaTTGCTCTCTGCAGTACCTCGACACTCCCACACCTTCCAATTTTAAATCACTGCAGGTGATGTCCTGTGGGAGTTGCCTTACAGTATACGGCTGTTGTGCAAGTTAGGTCTGCCCTGAAGTTACTGCAACCTGCCCACTCATCAGTGTTCAGATGgttcacatttttaaatcagCATTCTTCACCCATCTGATctgctttcatctctttttATCATTTTCCCTGATGTGTTTCCCCAGCACTTTTCAACACATGGCCTCCAAACCACTGTGTAAGTTAGTCTTTGCTCAGTCAGATGTTTCTCCTGCTGAATATACATTTCTTACAGGATCTGCAATGGAAGCATCTCGCATGATCTTTTTAACAGATAAGCTTGCAGGAAGTCAAAGTTATAAAGGAAGAGGTTACTAATATTTTCCACTGAGTCACGTAGCAAGTGCAGACACAATTTAAAGATAATCTGTAACAAAATCTTACGATTTGCTCATTTCCCCCCccttttgttattttataaCCACAAGTTgataagaaatagaaaagattAGCCTTAATTCACACGTGAGACTACAAAAATTTCTAATTGTCTGTGATCATACGTGTTTGGTACAGCAGACTGCCTCAGAGTAAAAAATTAGTCAAGACTCAGTATTCAGGTTACAATCTGAAAAAGGACTGAGAcacattattaattattttcaaattaaagcaAACTAATATCTGCCCCCCGAAGCAGTCATGTTATGAAAGCACACTCATCTTGCTCAGCATGCACGTATAAGCATGCATATGATTACCTTCTTTGTGCAgcaaaaaaatacccaaaaaatacccaaaaaaaaggcatctgaTGGTATACTTGTCAACACTGCAAGCAAAAGGAGAGGCACCAGTGggaataaaaccaaaaactttACACATTAACTACTGCAGAAGCTTATCTGCAATTCCTCGTTGCAAGTGGGGCCTCAAAAAGGATACCCAAATCTCTTGAAGACTGGAGCTATGCAGGCAAATCTCTGTGCTGCTTTAATGTTTTTTGCTCACAAGAAATGCCTTGTCCTCCAGCAGTACAGCTGAGCTGGAAGCAAATTCAAGGTCATTACTGTATTAGTTGCAAGAGGACCTCTACAACCTCACAGGATCTTAAAGGCTGTGTGTGGAAAGCTGCACTAAGTTCAGAGAAATATCGGTTTACCTTATCTCCTTCTACACTAAACATCCAGCCCTCTCCCCCTCAGCCCTTGCAGCTTCTCACACCTCGCAGTCCCTGGCTTTGAAAATGTTTGGGAGGAGAGGGCAGCCCTTTCACATGCTCCCCACCAccctcctgctggcagcagacCCCTCCGCTGCTCATGGGGGTATCTTCCTCTGTACCATCTGTGGATACACTTGGATTCATGCCCtgtgctgccttcagcagcacaTGTCAattgcaaagagaaaagcatttgtGCAGGAAACCAGAAAGGACAATTGCAAAGAATTACACTGgctaaataaacaaaaacaggTGGCTTCATGGGTGTAATTATTGAAGTCCACTGGATGCTTTAGGAATAAGCTTCCATGTCTTTTATCTATGCTCAACATACAGCTTTCAAACTGTTAAAGCAATTCTACAcaagtttttaaattatcatCAGCATTTCTCATTGTCTCCAACTTCACCGCCCTGCTGTAACAATCCTCCCTACTTACAGACTGCTGGAGtcaaagctgctgcagaggaggagcagaggaataAGTCTACCCCTGGGGGAAACACCCGAGACTTAACCCAAGCCAGCTTCCTCTTCAGCAGAAGTGATAAGCCTGTCTGCCCCAGAGGCTGAAGACCTCATTTCCCTACATATCTCCTTTCTGATGGGCTCCTTCAATCATTAACTGATTTAAGTTCCAACTGCCATATGGAGaatggcttttttccttccccagtcTGGTCATTCACACAAAAGCCCTGGAAAACATGAGGCAAGGTACAAACCAGTGAAGTGGGAAGACTTAACTTATTTGCTTAATAGAAGTATTAGCAGCAGctatgaaaaagaaaggcaaaccCCAATGGTATCTTTGAGGCATCCCAGGAAATAAAGGCAATTCCCCAGTGGAAATTAAAGGCTGATTTTCCAGAAGCAGCACCCAGTTGTGGGAAATTTCATTTTGCCATGCTAAGATGCAAGAAACCAAAGAGATCCCCCTCCCTTTACAAAGCCCATTGTTTTGCAACAAGGagcacttttcatttttctaaagtaGGCCTCCTGACTATTTCTTAAATGAGAAGAGATGGATaagggagatttttttaattcctttgaaACATTCCTTCCTTTCAACACTGTCTATTGTTGAAATTAATTTGTACAGACCCTGGCAGCTCAGAGGTCAGGATGGTTCAAGTTGATGTGCTAAGATGCGCACTGTTATGTTAAACAGGGTTTTTCTtagctgcagctttgcagcaaaGGTCACCACAGGGTTATTTGGGGTAGCAAATGTTAGCTGTGGGCAACCATTCCCAAGGGGCTGAGAATGAGACCAAGGATTATTTGATGGAAAGCTTAGGCGGCCTGAACAGATAGCAAATGCTCCGTTAGTTTGCTTCATCTCTTAGTCAGCTAATTCCA
This Corvus moneduloides isolate bCorMon1 chromosome 2, bCorMon1.pri, whole genome shotgun sequence DNA region includes the following protein-coding sequences:
- the ST6GAL2 gene encoding beta-galactoside alpha-2,6-sialyltransferase 2 isoform X1, which produces MKLSRRGVCIQVSFSFTNTSRHRGGGKGIAMKPNLKQWKQLMLFGIFAWGLLFLVIFIYFTDSNTADPVPSSFSYIETKRLLPLQGKQRVIMGAIHDPSFSETIDGNEVLLNEDLLGTFKSGTGNSKKWTVLEEAFRNEDEFFPSQLGRKSKRAFYQANEDYLFAAGQPHSHNHLQEIEKFISADMNNPKGSILQNNWSHQRRMRRRSTKHRRGQMLDESDDWDGLYSTMSKSFLYKLWKGDVSSKMLNPRLQKAMRDYLSTNKHGVRFKGKRNSKLTGDQLFCELKERVNVKTIDGKEAPFSSLGWEKHVPQIPLAKLYTHGFGSCAVVMSAGAILNSSLGDEIDSHDAVLRFNSAPTQGYEKDVGNKTTMRIINSQILTNPNHHFVDSSLYKDVILVAWDPAPYSANLNVWYKKPDYNLFTPYVQHRRKNPTQPFYILHPKFIWQLWDIIQENTKEKIQPNPPSSGFIGILIMMSMCNEVHVYEYIPSVRQTDLCHYHELYYDAACTLGAYHPLLYEKLLVQRMNKGLQDDLYRKGKVILPGFKAVKCPKQNNFPHL
- the ST6GAL2 gene encoding beta-galactoside alpha-2,6-sialyltransferase 2 isoform X2, with the protein product MKPNLKQWKQLMLFGIFAWGLLFLVIFIYFTDSNTADPVPSSFSYIETKRLLPLQGKQRVIMGAIHDPSFSETIDGNEVLLNEDLLGTFKSGTGNSKKWTVLEEAFRNEDEFFPSQLGRKSKRAFYQANEDYLFAAGQPHSHNHLQEIEKFISADMNNPKGSILQNNWSHQRRMRRRSTKHRRGQMLDESDDWDGLYSTMSKSFLYKLWKGDVSSKMLNPRLQKAMRDYLSTNKHGVRFKGKRNSKLTGDQLFCELKERVNVKTIDGKEAPFSSLGWEKHVPQIPLAKLYTHGFGSCAVVMSAGAILNSSLGDEIDSHDAVLRFNSAPTQGYEKDVGNKTTMRIINSQILTNPNHHFVDSSLYKDVILVAWDPAPYSANLNVWYKKPDYNLFTPYVQHRRKNPTQPFYILHPKFIWQLWDIIQENTKEKIQPNPPSSGFIGILIMMSMCNEVHVYEYIPSVRQTDLCHYHELYYDAACTLGAYHPLLYEKLLVQRMNKGLQDDLYRKGKVILPGFKAVKCPKQNNFPHL